DNA sequence from the Geobacter sp. AOG2 genome:
CGGGATATTATATCCGCGCCGAGATGCAGGAGTCGGATCGTGCGGTGGAATCGGCGCGGCAGGCCGGGAAGGATAAGACCTGTCCTGCCGAATTCAAGGCCGCAGAGGATGCCAAGAACCATGCCTATGATGTCTTCAGGGCATGCCACACCGAGGAAGGTGCCGCGCTGGCAAAACAGGCCACGGCAATGGCCAACGCCCTCTGCCCTCCGCAAACTGCCATGAAAGAGGAAGCCGCGCCGGCGGTAGCCCCGCTTGTAGCGATTCCGGCCGCTGAGCCGACTCCGGAGCGGATGAAATATTGCGTTTCCCTGGACATTGAGTACGACATCAACAAGGCCGACATTCGCCCGCAGTATCACGATGAGGTGGCGAAAGTCGGCGACTTCATGAAAAAATATCCGACAACCACCGCCGTCATCGAAGGATATGCCGACGAAGTCGGCAGTGATGATTACAACATGCAGCTCTCACAGCAACGTGCCGAGAGTGTGGTGAAATCCCTCGAGAAAGATTTTGGTATCGACCCCTCCCGCCTTTCCGCCAAGGGGTACGGCAAGGCGCGGCCGATTGCCGACAACGCAACAGACGCTGGAAAACAGAGAAACCGGCGCATCGACGCCATCATAGACTGTGCCCTTGACGTCAAGGAACTCGTTCCACCCCCCGAGAGGCTCTGCATGACCTTGAAGATGGAATTCGCTACGGATAGCGCAGAGATCAAACCTAGCTATTACGGCGAGATCGACCAGGTTGGCGAATACATGAAAAAGTACCCGACGACCACCGCCGTGATTGAGGGGCACACTGACGACGTCGGCGGCCTTGAGCACAATATGAAGCTCTCCCGGCAGCGTGCGGAAAATGTGGTGAACTATCTGGAGGAAAAATATGGGATCGAACGCTCCCGCCTTTCTGCCAAAGGATACGGTCCCACCCGGCGTATCGCCTATAACAACACACCCGAGGGGAGGCAGAAAAACCGAAGAATCAATGCCATCATCGACTGTGTGATCGTGAAGTAATGGGAAGAATCGCACGTAAGAGGGCGTGCCCGGTACGCCCTCTTACGCTCTTTACCTCGGAGCGGAGAGCATACCGTTCGCTTTCTAAGGTTTTCGGAACACGGAAAGGAGAAGCATCATGTTAAAGCTGCATCACATTATGAAAACCATGGCCGGCTTTGCGCTGATAACCGCACTCATGGGGTGCGCAGCCACGCAAAAACACGAAAGCACCGGCCAGTATATCGATGATTCCGCCATCACAACTAAGGTAAAAGCCGCAATCTTTGACGAGGCAACATTGAAAATGTTGCAGATCAATGTCAAAACCTATAAAGGGGTCGTTCAGTTAAGCGGCTTTGTCGATTCAGCTCAGCGCGTAAAAAAGGCGGGTGAGGTCGCCGGCACCGTCAATGGTGTCGTATCGGTGAAAAACGACTTGGTTGTAAAATAGCGGCATAATCTCACGACCCGCTCAGGCGGGTTTTTTCGACACTGCCGAGTGATTGCCGGGTGGCGGCGGACGACCGCCAATAAATGGGGAGGATATCATGCTGTGGACAATCTGTGTGATTCTGATAGCACTGTGGCTGCTGGGTATGGTTACGTCATATACCATGGGCGGCCTGATCCATATTCTGCTCGTAATTGCTATAATAGTGGTGCTGGTACGCGTCATTCAGGGGCGGAAGGTCCTGTAGGCCGCGAAATGCCAGGGACCGGAGAGCGCTACCAATGGGAATCGATAACGACAAGGATTTGTCAGCAGTCGCCGAACTGCGCCGCCATGCGGAAGAACGGCTGCGTGCGAAAACGGCTGAATTGACGTCCCCTCGCACCGGGGATGAAATGCAGCGGCTTGTCCATGAGTTGGAGGTGCACCGGATCGAGCTGGAGGTGCAAAATGGAGAGTTGCGCCAAGCCAGGGATGAGATGGAGAAGGCTCTGGAAAGGTACGCCGACCTCTACGATTTCGCCCCGGTCGGTTATTTTACCCTTGATCGCCATGGGACCATCAGCGCCCTGAACCTGAACGGCGCCACACTGCTTGGGATCGAGCGTTCCCTGCTCATCGGCAGGCGCTTCGGGCAATTCGTCGCTGACGGAGCCCGCCTGCATTTCACCGCTTTTCTCGATCAGGTATTTGCTGGACAAGGCAAGGAGTCCTGCGAGATAACGCTCGTGCCAGGGGAAAATCGGCTCTTCGTGCAGATTGAGGCCGTTGCCTTCGCGTCAGGGCGAGAGTGCCGCGTCGCGGTCATCGACATCACCGGGCGCAGACGTGCCGAGGCGGCGCTCGCCGAAAAACGTCGGAAGCTTGAAGAACTCAACCGTTCCCTGGAGGCGCGGATTGCCCAAGCCGTGGACGATGCACGTCAGAAGGATCAGATACTGGTCCTGCAGGACCGCCGGGCCGTTCTGGGCGAGATGATCAACAATATCACCCACCAATGGCGGCAGCCGCTGAACATCCTTGCCCTCTACATACAGGATCTGACACTTTCCCATGATGCGGTCGACTCCTGTAGGGAACTTCTGGAGGAGCATACCGTAAGGTGCATGGAGGTGATTCAGCATATGTCCCGGACCATCGACGACTTCAGGAA
Encoded proteins:
- a CDS encoding OmpA family protein, which translates into the protein MDMTKALRSSSFLIAATSTAMLFGCAHYEVNTGRGDIPGYYIRAEMQESDRAVESARQAGKDKTCPAEFKAAEDAKNHAYDVFRACHTEEGAALAKQATAMANALCPPQTAMKEEAAPAVAPLVAIPAAEPTPERMKYCVSLDIEYDINKADIRPQYHDEVAKVGDFMKKYPTTTAVIEGYADEVGSDDYNMQLSQQRAESVVKSLEKDFGIDPSRLSAKGYGKARPIADNATDAGKQRNRRIDAIIDCALDVKELVPPPERLCMTLKMEFATDSAEIKPSYYGEIDQVGEYMKKYPTTTAVIEGHTDDVGGLEHNMKLSRQRAENVVNYLEEKYGIERSRLSAKGYGPTRRIAYNNTPEGRQKNRRINAIIDCVIVK
- a CDS encoding BON domain-containing protein, with the protein product MLKLHHIMKTMAGFALITALMGCAATQKHESTGQYIDDSAITTKVKAAIFDEATLKMLQINVKTYKGVVQLSGFVDSAQRVKKAGEVAGTVNGVVSVKNDLVVK
- a CDS encoding lmo0937 family membrane protein; protein product: MLWTICVILIALWLLGMVTSYTMGGLIHILLVIAIIVVLVRVIQGRKVL
- a CDS encoding sensor histidine kinase → MGIDNDKDLSAVAELRRHAEERLRAKTAELTSPRTGDEMQRLVHELEVHRIELEVQNGELRQARDEMEKALERYADLYDFAPVGYFTLDRHGTISALNLNGATLLGIERSLLIGRRFGQFVADGARLHFTAFLDQVFAGQGKESCEITLVPGENRLFVQIEAVAFASGRECRVAVIDITGRRRAEAALAEKRRKLEELNRSLEARIAQAVDDARQKDQILVLQDRRAVLGEMINNITHQWRQPLNILALYIQDLTLSHDAVDSCRELLEEHTVRCMEVIQHMSRTIDDFRNFFSSDKEMTTFGINQVIARTLSLIEKSFQDQHITIDHQTEGDPIVSGYPNEYAQVLLNILTNARDALIGDHVSDARIVIRSFTEGGASVVTISDNAGGIADEIVDNLFDPYVTTKGPDKGTGIGLFMSRTIIEKNMGGRLTARNTGSGAEFRLEV